In Acinetobacter sp. C32I, one genomic interval encodes:
- a CDS encoding peptidylprolyl isomerase: protein MMKKLFMTTGLILASSHLFANTMVDMKTSMGNIEIELFDDKAPVSAKNFESYVKSNFYTGTIFHRVIPGFMVQGGGLDANMVEKATKAPIVNEASNGLKNTRGTLAMARTSNPNSASSQFFINVADNNFLNKSPMDAGYAVFGKVTKGMDIVDKIVNVPTANYGMHQNVPKQPVKIISVQIKNSK from the coding sequence ATGATGAAAAAGTTGTTCATGACAACAGGTTTAATTTTGGCAAGCAGCCATTTATTTGCAAATACCATGGTTGATATGAAAACCAGTATGGGCAACATCGAAATCGAACTTTTTGATGATAAAGCACCTGTATCTGCAAAAAACTTTGAAAGCTATGTAAAAAGCAACTTCTATACAGGCACGATCTTTCATCGCGTGATTCCTGGCTTTATGGTGCAGGGCGGTGGTTTAGATGCCAATATGGTTGAGAAGGCAACCAAAGCACCAATCGTAAATGAGGCGAGCAATGGTTTGAAGAACACGCGTGGTACTTTGGCCATGGCACGTACCAGTAACCCGAACTCTGCAAGCAGTCAATTCTTTATTAATGTCGCAGATAATAACTTTTTAAATAAGTCGCCGATGGATGCAGGTTATGCCGTATTTGGTAAAGTGACCAAAGGGATGGATATTGTCGATAAGATCGTAAATGTGCCGACAGCTAACTATGGAATGCATCAAAATGTTCCGAAACAACCCGTTAAAATTATCAGTGTACAGATAAAGAACAGTAAGTAA
- a CDS encoding alpha/beta hydrolase → MTALPQKIQIILDKGQGPAARALDKLPKIVQESLAKLLAYPHQYPDLDSFTKCLMAVQIKQGRIGFIGDDPIESRRQFDAQMLAIINKPTSIDSVEDIRLPLQSGTVFARHYHPAPNKKLPMIVFYHGGGFVVGGLDTHDEACRLIAKYAKVQVLSIDYPLAPEASPQLLIKSCEDALAWVYQNRRQLKIYKNRIAVAGDSAGGNISTTVAQHSVGKAYAPQAQLLIYPVVDFKSRHPSFYAYGEGLVLTSKDVDYVTDYYATQHDVALDDPLISPTYGSLRKLAPAYVITAGHDLLHDEGAIYSHKLRQNGVKVQYVDYPDQTHGFINLTPVSSKAKRNTIEVAKNFRKFWDKHS, encoded by the coding sequence GTGACAGCATTACCTCAGAAAATTCAAATAATTTTAGACAAAGGGCAAGGCCCCGCTGCACGAGCGCTAGATAAGCTCCCCAAAATCGTACAAGAGTCTCTCGCTAAGCTTCTCGCTTATCCACACCAATATCCAGATTTAGATTCTTTTACCAAATGTCTGATGGCCGTCCAAATTAAACAAGGGCGCATTGGCTTTATTGGGGATGATCCAATTGAGTCTCGCCGTCAGTTTGATGCGCAAATGTTGGCAATTATCAATAAACCGACTTCAATTGACTCGGTTGAGGACATTCGCCTTCCACTACAAAGCGGTACAGTCTTTGCCAGACATTATCATCCTGCGCCCAATAAAAAATTGCCAATGATTGTGTTCTATCATGGTGGTGGTTTTGTGGTGGGTGGTTTGGATACCCATGACGAAGCCTGTCGTCTGATTGCCAAGTATGCAAAAGTACAGGTCTTAAGTATTGATTACCCACTTGCACCAGAAGCATCACCACAACTGTTGATCAAATCATGTGAAGATGCTTTGGCATGGGTGTATCAAAATCGCCGTCAATTGAAAATCTATAAAAACCGAATTGCGGTTGCAGGGGATAGTGCAGGGGGCAATATCAGTACCACGGTTGCGCAACATTCTGTAGGTAAGGCCTACGCACCTCAAGCACAATTATTGATTTATCCCGTGGTTGATTTCAAAAGCCGCCATCCTTCTTTCTATGCCTATGGAGAGGGCTTGGTGTTGACCAGTAAAGATGTGGATTATGTGACTGACTATTATGCAACACAGCATGATGTTGCATTAGATGATCCATTAATCTCACCAACCTATGGCAGTCTTAGAAAGTTAGCACCAGCCTATGTGATTACTGCCGGGCATGACCTACTGCATGATGAGGGTGCAATCTATAGCCATAAGCTAAGACAAAACGGGGTGAAAGTTCAATACGTGGATTACCCAGATCAGACTCACGGCTTTATTAACCTCACGCCAGTCTCAAGTAAGGCCAAACGCAATACCATTGAAGTTGCCAAAAACTTTAGAAAGTTTTGGGATAAACATAGTTAA